Within the Burkholderia sp. NRF60-BP8 genome, the region TAGTCGCATACGGACACCACGATTCCAGCGCCTCCATGCCCGACACCTCCATTCGCCGCCCCGATGCCGACGATCCGTTCGCGCGCAGCTTCTCGACCTGCTATGCCGGCGTGGTCACCTTTCTGGCCGTCGTCACCGAAGGCAGCTTCGCGCGCGCCGCCGATCGCCTCGGCGTCGGCCGCTCGTCCGTCAGCCGCCACGTGCAACGGCTCGAGGACCGGCTCGACGCACGCCTGTTCCAGCGCACGACCCGCAGCGTGTCGCTGACGCGCGAAGGCGAGCTCTTCTACGAAAACTGCCGGCCCGGCATCGAGCGTCTGGCGCAGGCGCTCGAGGACATGCGCGAGCTGCGCAGCGGGCCGCCGAGCGGGCACCTGCGCATCGGCTCGACGCCGGGTTTCGGCCGCAAGGTCGTCGCGCCGCTGCTGCGCGATTTCCATGCGCGGTATCCGGACATCACGCTCGACCTGCTGCTGAACGACCGGCCGGCCGATTTCTCCGCCGACCGCATCGACGTCGCGTTTCGCGACGGCCGCATGGAGGACAGCGCGATCGTCGCGCGCCGGCTGATTCCGATGCAGATGATCGTCTGTGCGTCGCCGGCTTACGCGCACCGGCACGGCTTGCCGCGCCACGTCGACGATCTCGCCCGGCATCGCTGCATCAACCTGTGCACCGCGTCGGGCCGCGTGACGGAATGGGAATTCAGGATCGACGGACTGACGCAGCAGCGTCAGGTCGCCGCGCATCACACGTTCAACGACATCGACCTCGTCGTGCGCGCGGCGCTCGACGGGCTCGGCATCGCGCAACTGCCGGCGTATCAGGTGTGCGACCTGCTCGCCGACGGCCGGCTGGTAAGCTGTCTCGGCCAGCATGCGCCGGACGACGGCGGACACTACCTCTGCTACCTGAGCCGCAAGCACCTGCCCACGCGCATCCGCGTGTTCATCGACTACATGATCGAACAGACGCGTGCGCGCGACCTGCAGTGCCCGGCCACGATGACGACGATGGCGCCGCTGGAGACGATCGATTGATGCATTCGCAGCAACACGGTGAGGGCTTGCAGGCCTCTACCGGATCACGCGGCGCATGCCTACGATGCGGGCTGTTCGACACGCACGCGAGTACGGCGCTGCGCCGTTCGGCAAGATACCGGCCCGGTCGCGCGAGCGCGACGGTCGCCGGTTTCGGCAGGTTCAAGCGGCGTGCATGTCGCGCGCCCGTTCAAGGAGAGCAATCGTGAAAATCGTCGTGATTGGCGGTACCGGCCTCATCGGCAGCAAGGTCGTCAGGAACCTCATCGCACGCGGCCACGACGCGGTGGCGGCCGCGCCGTCGACCGGCGTCGATACGATCACGGGTACGGGACTGGACGACGCGCTCGCCGGCGCGGAAGTCGTCGTCGATCTCGCGAATTCGCCGTCGTTCGAAGAAGCGGCCGTGAAGGCCTTCTTCGAGGCGTCGGGGCGCAACCTGTTCGCCGCGGAGCGCGCGGCCGGCGTGCGCCATCACGTCGCGCTGTCGGTGGTCGGCACCGACCGGCTGCAGCAGAGCGCGTATTTCCGCGGCAAGATCATTCAGGAAAACCTGATCCGCGATGCAGGCGTGCCGTACACGATCGTGCGCTCGACGCAGTTCTTCGAATTCGTCGGGGCGATCGCGCAGGCTGGCACGCAAGGCGACACGGTCCGGTTGACCACCGCGCACTTCCAGCCGATCGCATCGGACGACGTCGCGGCCGCCGTGACCGACTTCGCGCTCGACGCGCCGCGCAACGGCATCGCCGAGATCGGCGGCCCCGAGCGCGTGCGGATCGCGGATCTGGTCGAGCGTTTCCTGGCGGCCACGCACGACGCGCGGACGGTGACGCGCGATGCGGGCGCCGACTACTTCGGCGCGATGCTGCAGGACGACACGCTCGTGCCGGCGCCCGGCGCACGCCTCGGCGCGACGACCTTCGACGCATGGTTCCGGCAGAACGCGCTCGTACGCTGAACGCCGCAGCCGGATCACGCACGCCATGACGCCGCTGCGCCCGCCGCCGCTGTCGCTGCTCGACCGGTATCGCGGACGGGAACCGCAGACGCTGTACTCGACGACGGTGACCGTCACGGGCGGGGCGGCCGAGCACGGCCGCGCATCGGGCGTCGCCCGTTCCGACGACGGGCGCCTGGACATCGAGCTGCGCCTGCCGTCCGCGCTGGGCGGGCCCGGCGACGGCCCGAACCCGGAACAGTTGTTCGCCGCCAGCTATGCGGCGTGCTTTCACGGCGCGCTGAGCCTGCTGGCTGCACGGGCGGGCGTGTCGATCGCCGGCGCATCGGTATCCGCATCGATCGACTTCTGTCGCGATCCGATGGACGGGCTGTTCATGCTGAACGCGAACATTCGCGTGCGGCTGCCAGGCGTCGAGCGCGCGGTGGCGGAAGAACTCGTCCGCAATACGGAGCGTTTCTGTCCGTACACGAAGATGGCGCACGAGGGAATCAGCCACGTCGTGGCGCTCGCGCCGGCGGACGATGCGCCCGAACGCTAAACGGCGCGCACATTCAACCCATCGTCTTCACGAGAAAGTCATGCAGTCATTCGACAACAAGGTGGTCCTCATTACCGGCGGCGGTGCCGGCATCGGGCTGGCAGCGGCCGTCGCGTTCGCACGCGAAGGCGCGCGCGTCGTCATCACGGGCCGCCGCGAAGATGCGCTGTCCGCGGCCGCGCGCAGCGCGCCGGGCATCGACTACGTGGTCGCGGATGCCGGCGATCCGGCCGACGCCGCGCGCACGATCGACGAAGCGGTCGCCCTGGCGGGGCGGCTCGACGTGCTGGTCAACAATGCGGGCGCGGGTGCAATCCTGCCGCTCGAGTCGGCTACCTTCGAAGCGATCAGTGCGATCTTCTCGGTCAATACGCTCGGACCGTCGATGCTCGCGACCGCCGCGTTGCCGCACCTGAAAGCAGCCCGCGGCAGCATCGTCAACGTGTCGAGCACGTTCGGACACAAGGCCGCGGCGCTGTTGTCGCACTATGCGGCGAGCAAGGCCGCGCTCGAGCATCTGACGCGCTGCTGGGCGCTCGAGCTCGCATCGGCGGGCGTACGCGTGAACGCCGTCGCGGCGGGTCCGACGGAAACGGATTTCCTGTCGGAACGGATGAAGCTGTCGGCACCCGAGATCGAAGCGATCAAGGCGCAGGAGCGCGCGCGCATTCCGCTTGGCCGGCGCGGCGAGCCCGCGGACGTCGCGAACTGGATCGTGTCGCTCGCGTCGCCACAGGCGGCATGGATGACGGGGCAGGTGATCACGGTCGACGGCGGACTCGACGCAACCTGACCGTCGCGAGAACGCGCGGCACGCGACGGACGACGCGTGCCGCGCGAGGTGGCAGATCAGTGCTTTTCGTCGAGCTTCTTCGGCTTCGGCGGCGACGGCACCTTCGCGTACTGGAACGCCGGCGTGGCCTTCAGCGCCTCCTTGGTCGCACCGGGCAGGTAGATGTTGCCGTTGCGCACGTCGAGCGACGCGATCGGCACCGCGACGTCGTGCGCGGCCACGCCGAGGAAGCCGCCGGCCGACACGATCGCGGCCGACACCGAGCCGTCCGGCGCGACGATCAGGTCGCGGACCTTGCCTACTTTCTGGTTCTCGTCGTTGTACACGGTCTTGCCGAGCACGCTCTTCTTCACGCTCCAGCCTTCGAGCAGCGCCTGCGATTGCTCGACGGTCACGCTGATCGGCTGCGCGCCCGCGATCTGCGCGTGCGCGCCGACGCTCGACGCGAGGACGGTTGCTGCGAGGAGGGTCTTGTAGAACTTCATATGCGTTGCACTCCGGTTCGGTTGTTGTGGATTCCGGGAACGAAGCGACGCGGGTGCAAAGGCCGATCGGTGAGCACCCTGCGGGTGGCCGCCCCGCGGGTGACCGCCCCGCGGATGGCCGCCCCGCGGATGGCCGCCCCGCGGATGGCCGCCCCGCGGATGGCCGCCCCGCGCTTCGTCAGTCGCGTGGCGGCCGACCGCGCCGCCACGGCGTGTGTGCGTGGCGGACCGACATGGCCGGGCCGCAGCGTGCAACACGGCGTTCATGGTAGCGGCAAACGACGGATCGTGCGTTCGGAGTGCGATGCAGCAGGTAGGGCGAACCGGATCGGGATCAAAGATCACGCAGAACAGACGGGCGCGCGGCACGAAAAAATGACGCCGCGGCCCGTCGATCAGGACAACCTCGCAGACGGCCACCCGATCTTCGCGGCGCGCCGAACGACGCGGTGGCCGGCACGCCGCCGCCCCGCTGCGTCACGCATTGCGCGAATACACCCTGCGATGCCGCACCGCCTCCGCCAGCACGTCGAGCACCGGCTCGGTCTGCGTCCAGCTCAGGCACGCATCGGTGATCGACACGCCGTACTGCAACGGCACGCCCGGCTTCAGATCCTGGCGGCCGGCCTCGAGATGGCTCTCCACCATCACGCCGACGATCCGGTGCTCGCCCTGCGACAGTTGCCGCGCGAGATCCTGCGCCACCTCGATCTGCCGCTCGTGCGACTTGTTCGAGTTCGCATGCGAGCAGTCGACCATCACCTGCTCGCGCAGGCCGGCCTTGCGCAGCACCGCGCAGCTCGCTTCGACGTGCGCCGCATCGTAGTTCGGCCCGTTCTTGCCGCCGCGCAGGATCACGTGCGCATCGTCGTTGCCGCGCGTCTCGAAGATCGCGGCCATCCCCATCTTCGTCATCCCCATGAACGCATGGCTCGCGGCTGCGGCGACGATCGCGTCCGACGCGACCTGCACGCCGCCGTCGGTGCCGTTCTTGAAGCCGATCGGGCAGCTCAGGCCAGACGCGAGCTGGCGATGGCTCTGGCTCTCGGTCGTGCGCGCGCCGATCGCGCCCCACGCGATCAGGTCGGCGAT harbors:
- a CDS encoding LysR family transcriptional regulator: MPDTSIRRPDADDPFARSFSTCYAGVVTFLAVVTEGSFARAADRLGVGRSSVSRHVQRLEDRLDARLFQRTTRSVSLTREGELFYENCRPGIERLAQALEDMRELRSGPPSGHLRIGSTPGFGRKVVAPLLRDFHARYPDITLDLLLNDRPADFSADRIDVAFRDGRMEDSAIVARRLIPMQMIVCASPAYAHRHGLPRHVDDLARHRCINLCTASGRVTEWEFRIDGLTQQRQVAAHHTFNDIDLVVRAALDGLGIAQLPAYQVCDLLADGRLVSCLGQHAPDDGGHYLCYLSRKHLPTRIRVFIDYMIEQTRARDLQCPATMTTMAPLETID
- a CDS encoding Ohr family peroxiredoxin: MTPLRPPPLSLLDRYRGREPQTLYSTTVTVTGGAAEHGRASGVARSDDGRLDIELRLPSALGGPGDGPNPEQLFAASYAACFHGALSLLAARAGVSIAGASVSASIDFCRDPMDGLFMLNANIRVRLPGVERAVAEELVRNTERFCPYTKMAHEGISHVVALAPADDAPER
- a CDS encoding PRC-barrel domain-containing protein, encoding MKFYKTLLAATVLASSVGAHAQIAGAQPISVTVEQSQALLEGWSVKKSVLGKTVYNDENQKVGKVRDLIVAPDGSVSAAIVSAGGFLGVAAHDVAVPIASLDVRNGNIYLPGATKEALKATPAFQYAKVPSPPKPKKLDEKH
- a CDS encoding SDR family oxidoreductase, which translates into the protein MKIVVIGGTGLIGSKVVRNLIARGHDAVAAAPSTGVDTITGTGLDDALAGAEVVVDLANSPSFEEAAVKAFFEASGRNLFAAERAAGVRHHVALSVVGTDRLQQSAYFRGKIIQENLIRDAGVPYTIVRSTQFFEFVGAIAQAGTQGDTVRLTTAHFQPIASDDVAAAVTDFALDAPRNGIAEIGGPERVRIADLVERFLAATHDARTVTRDAGADYFGAMLQDDTLVPAPGARLGATTFDAWFRQNALVR
- a CDS encoding 3-deoxy-7-phosphoheptulonate synthase, with amino-acid sequence MQNLDNPSHDREVGSADATQDTTRIDDVRIGAVRPLISPALLLDELPVPAATQTLVEDTRRAIGDILHGRDDRLLLVVGPCSIHDHEQALDYARRLKVAADALKDDLLITMRVYFEKPRTTVGWKGYINDPRLDGSFRINEGLRAARQLLLDINALGLPASTEFLDLLSPQYIADLIAWGAIGARTTESQSHRQLASGLSCPIGFKNGTDGGVQVASDAIVAAAASHAFMGMTKMGMAAIFETRGNDDAHVILRGGKNGPNYDAAHVEASCAVLRKAGLREQVMVDCSHANSNKSHERQIEVAQDLARQLSQGEHRIVGVMVESHLEAGRQDLKPGVPLQYGVSITDACLSWTQTEPVLDVLAEAVRHRRVYSRNA
- a CDS encoding SDR family NAD(P)-dependent oxidoreductase; amino-acid sequence: MQSFDNKVVLITGGGAGIGLAAAVAFAREGARVVITGRREDALSAAARSAPGIDYVVADAGDPADAARTIDEAVALAGRLDVLVNNAGAGAILPLESATFEAISAIFSVNTLGPSMLATAALPHLKAARGSIVNVSSTFGHKAAALLSHYAASKAALEHLTRCWALELASAGVRVNAVAAGPTETDFLSERMKLSAPEIEAIKAQERARIPLGRRGEPADVANWIVSLASPQAAWMTGQVITVDGGLDAT